The region TGTTGAACCATTTGACTTTTCCGCAAGCCATACTTCTACATCCTTCTATAAGTTGACTAAATTAAGTTAATCTAACCTTTGAAATTTGCTAAGCTGCCCATATGATGATTATGTCCAGCTAGGTAAAGACTGTAGTTTATTTGGCCAGACAGTCAAGTTTTTAAAGCGATTTTTTAACAATTTATTTATTTTTCAATTCAAGTTGCTTGAGTTGATAAGACAAGACTATATTTTATTATGACTGGGACAAACGAATCTGGTGTGGTTGACGCGGTACGCGACGAACAGAAGCAAAAGTTACAACCGCCGCGCAAGTACAAAGTGATTTTAAACAATGATGATTACACACCTATGGACTTTGTCATTGAAGTTTTGATGACATTTTTCAGTATGGATAGCGAAAGAGCAACTGATGTGATGTTAAAAGTACATCACGAGGGAAAAGCGGTATGTGGACTGTATCCTGCCGACATTGCCCATACAAAGGCTGAGCAGGTAAATCGATATGCTCGGGATCACGAGCACCCGCTGCTCTGTAGTTGTGAGCAGGAATGACCTTATATATTCTCGTTGGGGGTTGCCAATGCTAAATAAAGACTTAGAAATTACTCTGAATACCGCGTTTCGCGAGGCGAGAAATCGTCGCCACGAATTTATGACGGTAGAACATTTACTGCTTGCATTGATTGATAACCCCTCTGCCAGTGAAGCACTTAATGCGTGTGGCGTTGAAACAGAGGGGCTAAAAAGGGAGCTGTCAGAATTTATTGATGAGACTACTCCTGTTATTCCAGATTTAGAAGAGGACCGTGAAACGCAGCCGACACTTGGCTTTCAGCGTGTCTTGCAAAGGGCGGTTTTTCATGTGCAATCTTCTGGTCGCAATGAAGTGACCGGAGTGAA is a window of Pseudoalteromonas sp. R3 DNA encoding:
- the clpS gene encoding ATP-dependent Clp protease adapter ClpS, translated to MTGTNESGVVDAVRDEQKQKLQPPRKYKVILNNDDYTPMDFVIEVLMTFFSMDSERATDVMLKVHHEGKAVCGLYPADIAHTKAEQVNRYARDHEHPLLCSCEQE